The DNA region GTAGGCGGTCGGCACGGTGCCGATCAGGATCAGCATGATCAGGCCCATGCCCTTCTGGCCGTCGTTCGAGCCGTGGAAGAAGCTGACCAGCGTGCAGGTAAGGATCAGGATGCCGCGGATCCACCACGGCGGCGGCTGGTTGCCGACCGGCTCGCCGAACAGCGCCGGTGTCGCACGCGCCAGCACGATCTTGAGGATGTAGAGCAGGCCGGCGGCGAGCGCGAAACCGAACAGCGGCGACAGCAGCAGCGCCTTGGCGATGTTGGTCGCCTGCGACCAGTCAACACCGGAGGTGCCGTCGCGGCCGCGCAGCAGCGCGTTGGTGATGCCGACGCCCATGATCGAACCGATCAGGGTGTGCGAGCTCGAGGCCGGCAGGCCGAGCCACCAGGTGCCGAGATTCCAGATGATGGCGGCGATCAAGAGCGCGAACACCATCGCAAAGCCGGCGCTGGAGCCGACCTGCAGGATCAGTTCGACCGGCAGCAGCGACACGATGCCGAACGCGACGGCGCCGCTCGAGAGCAGCACGCCGAACAGGTTGAACATGCCCGACCAGACCACGGCGATATGCGCCGGCAGCGAGCGGGTGTAGATCACGGTGGCGACCGCGTTGGCGGTGTCGTGGAAGCCGTTGACGAATTCGAAGCCGAGCGCGATCAGCAGCGCGACGAACAGCATGATGTAGGGCAGGAACGACGTGACGCGCGTGCCGGTGGCGTCGACGTCGGCATAGATGCTGTAGGCAACGAACAGCAGCGCGGCTGCGACCACGCCCAAATAAATGATCCCCGTCATGGGGTGGAAGCCCTTGTCGAGGTCCGGACCCTTTTTCAGGGCGGGCTCGATCGAGCCGGGTAACGCCATATCGCTCATGGTAAACTCCTGTCCCAATGCCTCCGATTTTGATCGATGCATATGACAGGCAATTGAAATCCGCCCCGCGAAATGAACCGGCCACCCATAACGGTGGACATCCCGCCGAATTGTTGTGCAACGCATTGAAGGTCCACGGGCCTTCGTGGCCTCGTGGCAATCTTCAGCAACAGACGATCACCGATCGCGCAATGATCGTGACTGAAGTCACTGTCCGGGTTTCGCGGAGCGAGACATGCGGAAGGCGAGGGCGCCGGCAGCGAGACGTCGGGCCCGCGAAGCCACGCCACCGGGAATCAAGGTCACTGGAAATCCCGGCAACCAGGAATTCAAATAACCAGAAATCCGGCGCGTGCCGCGAGCAGGTGACTGAGGAGGGGAGGATTGCGAGATGAGGTGGCGCGCCGCACGATTGGGGCTAGCAAACCGCGCAGCGCGCCCGCCTCAGGTACGTCATGGCGTGAACATGACGCCCGATACCTATGGAACATGTCACAGTATCACGGATCAATTAAAGGTTGTAGGTATTTGTCGGCGTCCAGAGACAATTTCACGTTGAAGTGTGGTCCCTGGTTCCGCCGGATTGGCGCAACTCAGGCCGCGCGGGTCGCGTTGCGCAACTGATCTGCGGCAATTTTCAGGTCGTCAATAAAGCGCTGATATTCCAGCGCTTTGGCTTTCTCGTCTGGCAGCCGCAACAGGTAGGACGGATGTACGGTGACGAGCACCTTGGTTCCGTCGTGATCGATCAGGCGGCCGCGGTTCTTGTTGATCGGGGTGATTTTGCCGAGCACGCTCTGCGCTGCGGTGGCGCCGAGCGCCACCACGAGTTCCGGCCTGATGGCGTCAAGCTCGCGCGCGTACCACTGACGGCAGGCGCGGATCTCCTGTGTGCCCGGCTTCTGGTGCAGCCGAATCTTGCCGCGCGGCACGAATTTGAAGTGCTTCACCGCGTTGGTGATGTAGACCTTGGCGCGCGCGATGCCGGCGTCCTCAAGCGCGCGATCGAGCATCTGCCCGGCCGGTCCGACAAAGGGATGGCCTGCGAGATCTTCCTTGTCGCCGGGCTGCTCGCCGACCAGCATCAGCGTCGCGCTTTGCGGCCCTTCGCCGAACACGGTCTGGGTTGCGTCCTTCCACAGCGGACAGGCGCGACAATCGGCGACCTCTTTGCGCAAGGCAGCGATCGTGTCGTGAACTTGCATGTCGTGAGTTTGCTTGCGGGCCATCGGCTCATCCTGCGGCTTCCGCGGCTCGGCCGCCTTGCGTGCGATGAAGGGGCCGCTGGTCATGCGCATGGCGTCTTCGATCAGCGGCTTAATGATCGAGTCCTCGGGCAGGTTCCTCCAATAGGCCTGCGGCATCTCCATCACTTTCAGCCGCGCGGGATTGAAGAGGCCGTTGTCGTGACGCCGCCAGACCTCCTCGAGCCGATCCTCGCTCGGCACCTCGGATTTGGCGACGCCCGGCGAGATCGAGATCGCGTGCCCGTCCCAATGCGCGCAGACGTCGGGGGTCAGGATCGACCACGGCATGTCGGCGAAGCGGCCGGCGAAGAAAGGTGCGGCGAACTCGACGATGCGATGCTCCGGCTCGAACCAGGCGACGTAATGCGCCGTCCGTTCGCGGCCGATCTCGCGGAAACGGAGCTGCGCGTGCATCCTGTCGATGTCGCCATAGACCGCGCGCGCCATCGCGTGGACCTCGGCTACCTCGGGATCATCAGTCGCGCTGAGCAGATCGTGATGGCTGCGCAGCCGCCACAGCAGGCGATAGAGCAGGGCGAAGCGCTCGTCATTGCGATGCAGGATCGCGGTCTTTGCGAGCTCGACGAAAATGGCGGGGACATTGAACTGCGCCTGTGGTGCATCGGGCAAGTCATTCACGCAGGAGGCTGACGAGGGTTCGTCGTCCTTGCGTACGGTCCACGTGACCTCCGCAGGATTCACGCCATTCAGCGCCAATCGCCGCGCGGCCTTGCGCCAGCCCTCGAAGTCGGTGTCGTTGTCGAGCACGATGATACGCATGCGATTGCTCCGTTTCCGTCACGCCGCCATTTTCGGGCCTGCGTGCCTGACTTGCGGAAGAGAAGGGCCCATCCGGTTCGGCGGCTGCTGAATCTCATTGATTCCATTCATGAATCGATGAGCTCACCAATCCGATTGACTCCGCGGGCCCTGTTAGCTTTATATTAGAACATATCATGAACAAATGGGCCAGTCCCTGGTTCTCTGTTCAGGTCAGTGACGGCCTCAAATTTTCAGGTGGAAGGAGCGGCGCAATGAACGGCGCACGCACGGGTACGCTTGCGTCTCTGCGCGGCAGCATCGCGCGCATCGAGGCGCCATCGGAGGCAGTGATGCCGAACCGCATCGCGCTTGGACACACGAGCGCAGACGCGATGCTGCGCGGCGGGCTTGCGCCGGCCGCGCTGCACGAGGTGTTCGCGGCCGGCCATCAAGGCGGCGCGGCGACCGGCTTCATCGCCGGGCTCGCCGGACGGGTGTCAGCGCGCAAGCCGCTGGTCTGGGTGCGGCAGGATTTTTCCGATCGCGAAAACGGCGCGCTGTCGATGCGCGGGCTGGCCGAGCTCGGCCTCGATCCGCGCCTCTTGGTCACCGTGCGTGCCGCCGATGTCGACAGCGGCCTGCGCACCGCGGCCGACGCGCTCGCCTGCGATGCGCTCGGCGCGGTTGTCCTCGAGATCTGGGGCCATGCGCGCCAGCTCGATCTCGTCGCCAGCCGCAAACTGACCCTGGCCGCGCAAGCCTCCGGCGTCACCGCGCTGGTGCTGCGGATCGCGGCGACTCCGATCCCCTCGACCGCGGAGACGCGCTGGATCGTGCGCGCGGCGCATTCGCCGCCCGGCAATGCTGCCTGCGCCTGGGGCGCGCCGCGCTTCGATGCCGAACTCGTGCGCAACCGTCATGGCCCGGTCGGGCGATGGATCATGGAATGGAAATGTGATGAGTGCCAATTCAGTGAACCGTCGGCGTATCCTCAGCCTGTGGCTGCCACGCCTGCCCATCGACCGCATCAAGCGCAAGCTCGCGCAGGACATCGCCTCGCAAGCTGACGCGCATGCCGTTGTGCCAACCGACACACGGGCGGTGGTCGGGCTCCCTCTCCCGCTTGCGGGGGAGGGTTGGGGTGGGGGTCTCGCCACGAGTCCCGCTGAGGGGAGAGCCCCCACCCGGATCGCATCTCGCGATGCGATCCGGCCTCCCCCGCAAGCGGGAGAGGCGAAGAAAGAACTTCGGTTCTCACGAGAACTCCCCAGTGTCGTGGTCGCAAAGGACCACAACGCGATCCTGCTGCACGCGATCGACGAGGCGGCGGTGCGGGCCGGGTTGTCGATCGGGCTGCCGCTCGCCAATGCGCGGGCGATCTGCCCGGAGCTTACGGTCTACGACGCCGATCCCGCCGCCGATCTGAAGACGCTGAACGACATCGCCGACTGGTGCGACCGCTTCACGCCGCTGGTCGCGCTCGATCCGCCTTACGGGCTGTTCCTTGACATCACCGGCTGCGCGCATCTGTTCGGCGGCGAGCGCGCGCTGCTGCAGATCGTCATCAATGCGCTGAGCCGGCGCGGCTTTGCCGTCAGTGCGGTGATTGCCGGCACCTCGATCGCGGCGCGCACGCTGACGCGCTATGCCTCGGGGCAGGTCATCGCCGATGGCGCGGAGGCGGAGGCGGTCGGCCCGCTGCCGGTGTCGGCGCTCGGCGCCGATGCCACTGTCACCACCGGCCTGCGCCGCGCCGGCCTGAAGACCATCGGCGATGTCGCCTCGCGCGCGCCGCATGAGATCTCGGCGCGGTTCGGCGCTGATTTCACGACCCTGCTCGGCCACGCGCTCGGGCGGGGCGATGCCCCGATCAGCCCGCGCAAGCCGCTGCCCGATTACATCGTCGAGAAACGTTTCCCCGAGCCGATCGCGACCGACACCGTGATCGCGCTGACGCTCTCAAGCCTCGCCAAGACGCTGGTTGCGGCGATGGAGAAGCAGGGCAAGGGCGCGCGGCAGCTGGAAGCGAGCTTCTTCCGTACCGACGGCGCGGTGCGTGCGATCATGGTCGAGACCGGGCGGCCGGTGACGCGGCCCGAGATGATCGACCGCCTGTTCCGCGAGCGGCTCGATGCGCTCAATGATCCGCTCGACCCCGGCTTCGGCTTCGATCTCATCCGCCTCGCAGCCGGGCGTACCGAGATCGTGGTGCAGCAGCAGCGCGATCTCGACACGTCAGTGCACGACAATGACGAGATCTCGGCGCTGATCGACCGCATCGCCGCCCGTATCGGGGGCAAGCGCGTCGTCGTGCATCTGCCGCTCGAGAGCCATATCCCCGAACGATCAGCGCTCGCGCTGCCGGCGCAGCATCATCTGGCCGCGGCGAGCGCGGCCGCCTGGCCGGAGCGCGTCGTCGGCGAGCCGCCGCTGCGGCCGCTCAGGCTGTTCGAGCGGCCCGAGCCGATCAAGGTGCCGTTCGCGAGTGTGCCGGACGGTCCGCCGCACCAGTTCACCTGGCGGCGCGCCTTGCATGCGGTGGTGCGGGTCGAGGGCCCCGAGCGCATCGCGATGGAATGGTGGAAGCAGGACGGCGCGGCGCTGACGCGCGATTACTTCCGCGTCGAGGATGCCGAGGGCCAGCGCTTCTGGATCTTTCGCGACGGCCTCTACGAGAGCGAGCTGCGCGACGAGGAAGGCAAGCCGGTCCCGGCCAACTGGTATGTGCACGGGCTGTTCGCATGAATATGCAGAGCGTTTTCGAGCGAAGTGGGAGCCGGTTCGCGTGAAGAAAACGCGTCAAAACAAGAATCTGATGCCCGACTATGCCGAGATCGGCATCACCAGCAATTTCTCCTTCCTGCGCGGCGGCTCCGATCCGCGCGCCTATGTGCATCAGGCGAGCGAACTCGGGATTCCCGTGATCGGGCTCGCCGATCACAACACGCTGGCCGGCGTGGTGCGCGCCTGGAAGGAGCTCGACAGCGACAAGGTCGCCCATCCGCCCAAGCTTCTGATCGGCGCCCGCATCGTCTTCGTCGACGGCACGCCCGACATCCTGGTCTATCCGCGCGACCGCGCCGCCTACGGCCGGCTGTGCCAGCTCTTGACCCGCGGCAAGCGCGGCGGCGGCATCGAACGGATCGAGAAGGGCGACTGCCGTCTCGCCCTGTCCGATCTCGTCGACTTCGCCGAAGGCCAGCTCTTGGTGCTGGCGCTGCCGCACCGTTTCGAGGCGGAAAAAGCGCTTGATCTGCTCGCGCAGCTCAAGGCCAGCGCGGCCGACGGTGTCTGGCTGGCGGCAAGCCTGCTCTATCGCGGCGACGACAGGCGCCGCCTCGCGCGGCTGCATGGCCTCGCCACTGACGCCGGCGTGCCGCTGCTCGCCACCAACGAGGTGCTCTACCACCATCCCGCGCGCCGTCCGCTGCAGGATGTGCTGACCTGCATCCGCGAAAAGACCACGATCGAGGCTGTCGGCCGCAGGCTCGAGGCCAATGCCGAGCGGCATCTCAAGCCGGCGCATGAGATGATCAGGCTGTTCCGCGACTGGCCTGCCGCGATCGCGGAGACCATGCGCTTTGCGAAACGCATCTCGTTCTCGCTCGACCAGCTCAAATACCAGTATCCCGACGAGCCGGTGCCGCCGGGCAAGACCGCGCAGCAGCATCTGGAAGACCTGACCTGGGCCGGCGTCGACAAATATTTCGGCGGCGAGATCGACGGAAAACTTCGCGCCACCCTGAACAAGGAGCTCGCGCTGATCGCCGAGCTGAAATACGCGCATTACTTCCTCACCGTGCATGACATCGTGCACTATGCGCGCAGCCAGAACATCCTGTGCCAGGGGCGGGGCTCGGCGGCGAATTCGGCGGTCTGTTACGTGCTCGGTGTCACCTCGGTCGATCCGACCAAGGTCGATCTGCTGTTCGAGCGCTTCATCTCCAAGGAGCGGCTGGAGCCGCCCGACATCGATGTCGATTTCGAGCATTCGCGGCGCGAGGAGGTGATGCAATATGTCTATCGCCGCTACGGTCGCCACCGCGCCGCGATCATCGCCACCATCATCCATTATCGACCGCGCAGCGCGATCCGCGACGTCGGCAAGGCGCTCGGGCTGACCGAGGACGTCACCGCGGCGCTCGCCGACACCGTGTGGGGCAGCTGGGGCAAGGGCCTCAACGACATGCAGGTGCGCCAGGCCGGGCTGGACCCGAAGAACGCGATGATCAACCTCGCGGTCGAGCTCGCCACCGAGCTGATCGAATTTCCGCGCCATCTCTCGCAGCATGTCGGCGGCTATGTGCTGACCCAGGACCGGCTCGACACCTATGTGCCGATCGGCAATGCCGCGATGGACGACCGCACCTTCATCGAATGGGACAAGGACGACGTCGACGCGCTTCATATGATGAAGGTCGACGTGCTGGCGCTGGGCATGCTGACCTGCATCCGCAAATGCTTCGACCTGATCGATGACCACAAGGGCGAGCGCTGGGAGCTCGCCAGCGTCCCGCAGGACGAAAAAGAAGTCTACGACATGCTGTGCCGCGGCGAGTCGCTCGGCGTGTTCCAGGTCGAGAGCCGCGCCCAGATGAACATGCTGCCGCGCTTGAGGCCGCGGACGTTCTACGATCTCGTCATCGAGGTCGCGATCGTGCGCCCCGGTCCGATCCAGGGCGACATGGTGCATCCTTATCTGAGGCGGCGAAACGGCCAGGAAAAGGTCAGCTATCCAGCGCCGGCGCCGGACCAGGGTAACAAGGACGAACTCTACAACGTGCTGCACAAGACGCTCGGCGTGCCGCTGTTCCAGGAGCAGGCGATGCGGATCGCGATCGAGGCGGCACATTTCACCTCGGAAGAGGCGAATGGTCTGCGCCGCTCGATGGCGACCTTCCGCAACCTCGGCACCATCGGCAGCTATGAGGAGAAGCTGGTCGGCAACATGGTCGCGCGCGGCTACGATCCGGATTTCGCCCGCAGCTGCTTCGACCAGATCAAGGGCTTTGGCAGTTACGGCTTCCCGGAAAGCCATGCCGCGAGCTTCGCGCAGCTCGTCTACATCTCCTCATGGCTGAAGCATCATCATCCCGATGCGTTCTGCTGCGGCCTGCTCAACTCGCAGCCGATGGGCTTCTATGCCCCGGCGCAGATCGTCGGCGACGCCCGCAAGAACGGCGTCACGGTGCGCGAGGTCGATGTCTCCTTCAGCTTTGCGCAGAACACGCTGGAGGAGCGCGACGGGAAGCATTGCGCAGTGCGGCTCGGCTTCCGCCAGATCGACGGATTTCACTGGCTGGATGAGGACGAGGAGAGGCTGAAGCAGTTACAATCGTCATTCCGGGATGCGCCGTCAGGTGCAGGCCCGGAATCCATTTCTCAGCATAGACGTGGCCCGATGGATTCCGGGCTCTCGCGGAGTCTGTCATCGGGCCGCGCTTTGCGCGGACCCGTTGGCGAGCCCCGGAATGACGGGGAGAAAGACTGGGCCGACCGCATCGTCGCCGCGCGCAACCGCCGGCCGTTCACCTCGCTGGAGGACTTCGCCCGCGACACCGCTCTCCCCAAGCGCGCGCTGATCCTGCTCGCCGACGCCGATGCGTTCCGCTCGCTCGGGCTCGACCGC from Bradyrhizobium sp. B124 includes:
- a CDS encoding inorganic phosphate transporter; this translates as MSDMALPGSIEPALKKGPDLDKGFHPMTGIIYLGVVAAALLFVAYSIYADVDATGTRVTSFLPYIMLFVALLIALGFEFVNGFHDTANAVATVIYTRSLPAHIAVVWSGMFNLFGVLLSSGAVAFGIVSLLPVELILQVGSSAGFAMVFALLIAAIIWNLGTWWLGLPASSSHTLIGSIMGVGITNALLRGRDGTSGVDWSQATNIAKALLLSPLFGFALAAGLLYILKIVLARATPALFGEPVGNQPPPWWIRGILILTCTLVSFFHGSNDGQKGMGLIMLILIGTVPTAYALNRALPASQIEQFAAHSTSASKVIEGKAAGYNVIGNPRPAVTNYVAQHQINEGTYPSLAVLVRDIGQQVAQYGSLAKFPADAVGNTRNDMYLASEAIRFLMKDKEAELTAADVATLNEYKGSLDAATKFIPSWVKFAVAIALGLGTMVGWKRIVVTVGEKIGKTHLTYAQGACAEITAAATIAAADGYGLPVSTTHVLSSGIAGTMAANGSGLQWATIRNIAMAWVLTLPAAMIISGCLYYVFYHVF
- a CDS encoding UdgX family uracil-DNA binding protein (This protein belongs to the uracil DNA glycosylase superfamily, members of which act in excision repair of DNA. However, it belongs more specifically to UdgX branch, whose founding member was found to bind uracil in DNA (where it does not belong), without cleaving it, appears to promote DNA repair by a pathway involving RecA, rather than base excision.) translates to MRIIVLDNDTDFEGWRKAARRLALNGVNPAEVTWTVRKDDEPSSASCVNDLPDAPQAQFNVPAIFVELAKTAILHRNDERFALLYRLLWRLRSHHDLLSATDDPEVAEVHAMARAVYGDIDRMHAQLRFREIGRERTAHYVAWFEPEHRIVEFAAPFFAGRFADMPWSILTPDVCAHWDGHAISISPGVAKSEVPSEDRLEEVWRRHDNGLFNPARLKVMEMPQAYWRNLPEDSIIKPLIEDAMRMTSGPFIARKAAEPRKPQDEPMARKQTHDMQVHDTIAALRKEVADCRACPLWKDATQTVFGEGPQSATLMLVGEQPGDKEDLAGHPFVGPAGQMLDRALEDAGIARAKVYITNAVKHFKFVPRGKIRLHQKPGTQEIRACRQWYARELDAIRPELVVALGATAAQSVLGKITPINKNRGRLIDHDGTKVLVTVHPSYLLRLPDEKAKALEYQRFIDDLKIAADQLRNATRAA
- a CDS encoding DNA repair protein is translated as MNGARTGTLASLRGSIARIEAPSEAVMPNRIALGHTSADAMLRGGLAPAALHEVFAAGHQGGAATGFIAGLAGRVSARKPLVWVRQDFSDRENGALSMRGLAELGLDPRLLVTVRAADVDSGLRTAADALACDALGAVVLEIWGHARQLDLVASRKLTLAAQASGVTALVLRIAATPIPSTAETRWIVRAAHSPPGNAACAWGAPRFDAELVRNRHGPVGRWIMEWKCDECQFSEPSAYPQPVAATPAHRPHQAQARAGHRLAS
- a CDS encoding DNA polymerase Y family protein codes for the protein MRPPPQAGEAKKELRFSRELPSVVVAKDHNAILLHAIDEAAVRAGLSIGLPLANARAICPELTVYDADPAADLKTLNDIADWCDRFTPLVALDPPYGLFLDITGCAHLFGGERALLQIVINALSRRGFAVSAVIAGTSIAARTLTRYASGQVIADGAEAEAVGPLPVSALGADATVTTGLRRAGLKTIGDVASRAPHEISARFGADFTTLLGHALGRGDAPISPRKPLPDYIVEKRFPEPIATDTVIALTLSSLAKTLVAAMEKQGKGARQLEASFFRTDGAVRAIMVETGRPVTRPEMIDRLFRERLDALNDPLDPGFGFDLIRLAAGRTEIVVQQQRDLDTSVHDNDEISALIDRIAARIGGKRVVVHLPLESHIPERSALALPAQHHLAAASAAAWPERVVGEPPLRPLRLFERPEPIKVPFASVPDGPPHQFTWRRALHAVVRVEGPERIAMEWWKQDGAALTRDYFRVEDAEGQRFWIFRDGLYESELRDEEGKPVPANWYVHGLFA
- a CDS encoding error-prone DNA polymerase — translated: MPDYAEIGITSNFSFLRGGSDPRAYVHQASELGIPVIGLADHNTLAGVVRAWKELDSDKVAHPPKLLIGARIVFVDGTPDILVYPRDRAAYGRLCQLLTRGKRGGGIERIEKGDCRLALSDLVDFAEGQLLVLALPHRFEAEKALDLLAQLKASAADGVWLAASLLYRGDDRRRLARLHGLATDAGVPLLATNEVLYHHPARRPLQDVLTCIREKTTIEAVGRRLEANAERHLKPAHEMIRLFRDWPAAIAETMRFAKRISFSLDQLKYQYPDEPVPPGKTAQQHLEDLTWAGVDKYFGGEIDGKLRATLNKELALIAELKYAHYFLTVHDIVHYARSQNILCQGRGSAANSAVCYVLGVTSVDPTKVDLLFERFISKERLEPPDIDVDFEHSRREEVMQYVYRRYGRHRAAIIATIIHYRPRSAIRDVGKALGLTEDVTAALADTVWGSWGKGLNDMQVRQAGLDPKNAMINLAVELATELIEFPRHLSQHVGGYVLTQDRLDTYVPIGNAAMDDRTFIEWDKDDVDALHMMKVDVLALGMLTCIRKCFDLIDDHKGERWELASVPQDEKEVYDMLCRGESLGVFQVESRAQMNMLPRLRPRTFYDLVIEVAIVRPGPIQGDMVHPYLRRRNGQEKVSYPAPAPDQGNKDELYNVLHKTLGVPLFQEQAMRIAIEAAHFTSEEANGLRRSMATFRNLGTIGSYEEKLVGNMVARGYDPDFARSCFDQIKGFGSYGFPESHAASFAQLVYISSWLKHHHPDAFCCGLLNSQPMGFYAPAQIVGDARKNGVTVREVDVSFSFAQNTLEERDGKHCAVRLGFRQIDGFHWLDEDEERLKQLQSSFRDAPSGAGPESISQHRRGPMDSGLSRSLSSGRALRGPVGEPRNDGEKDWADRIVAARNRRPFTSLEDFARDTALPKRALILLADADAFRSLGLDRREALWAVRRLPDDVPLPLFEAATAREQPDEGAKPLPEMPRPEQVVADYQTIRLSLKGHPMEFLREMFTRERVVACHTINRSNDRRRVSCAGVVLVRQRPGSAKGVVFMTLEDETGIANIVVWPKVMEQYRKEVMGARLILVEGYIQSSPEGVTHLVAQRMTDRSHDLIGLANESLSSKHPVPAGPALIEPLNDISRDHGDNPPQRIRHPRNVRILPPSRDFH